Proteins from a genomic interval of Micromonospora sp. NBC_00389:
- a CDS encoding FBP domain-containing protein: protein MLAITEPAIRSSFVNCTQGETKRLAVPNDLALRPWHDLDFLGWRDPAAAQRAYLVAESDSGLVGVALRVAAQTTRVRRSMCSLCLTTHTGDGVSLMTARKAGRDGRQGNSVGVYICSDLACSLYLRGKKAGGRRLHETITLDEKIERTTTTLAAFLRKVVE, encoded by the coding sequence ATGCTAGCGATAACCGAGCCCGCCATCCGCTCGTCTTTCGTCAACTGCACCCAGGGCGAGACGAAGCGGCTGGCCGTACCGAACGATCTCGCCCTGCGCCCCTGGCACGATCTTGACTTCCTCGGGTGGCGGGATCCCGCCGCGGCCCAGCGGGCCTACCTGGTCGCCGAGTCCGACAGCGGGCTGGTCGGGGTGGCGTTACGGGTGGCCGCGCAGACCACCCGTGTCCGGCGCAGTATGTGCTCGCTGTGCCTGACCACCCACACCGGCGACGGCGTCTCGCTGATGACGGCCCGCAAGGCCGGGCGGGACGGGCGCCAGGGCAACTCCGTGGGCGTCTACATCTGCTCCGACCTGGCCTGCTCGCTCTACCTGCGCGGGAAGAAGGCCGGCGGGCGACGCCTGCACGAGACCATCACCCTGGACGAGAAGATCGAGCGAACGACGACCACCCTCGCCGCCTTCCTGCGCAAGGTGGTCGAGTGA
- a CDS encoding DUF1684 domain-containing protein, with product MDDLELADWRERVARLYLSDVDLTGFRAGRDNLFATHPQSPIPPAERPGFTGVRYFPANPEAVVEAPLRPASGELRVDTGGPDGVVAYRRVAVAETPWGPLTLWWIEAYGGGLFVPLRDGTCGQETYGGGRYLTDTVKGTFGRGVELLPGDRVRLDANYLYNPSCAYDERWACPLAPPENRVDVPLRAGELAYHG from the coding sequence GTGGATGATCTGGAGCTGGCCGACTGGCGGGAGCGGGTAGCCCGGCTGTACCTGTCCGACGTCGATCTGACCGGCTTCCGCGCCGGCCGCGACAACCTCTTCGCCACCCACCCGCAGAGCCCGATCCCGCCCGCGGAGCGGCCCGGCTTCACCGGGGTGCGCTACTTCCCGGCCAACCCCGAAGCCGTGGTGGAGGCGCCGCTGCGGCCGGCCAGCGGTGAGCTGCGGGTGGACACCGGCGGCCCGGACGGGGTCGTCGCGTACCGGCGGGTGGCGGTGGCCGAGACGCCCTGGGGGCCGCTGACCCTGTGGTGGATCGAGGCGTACGGGGGAGGGCTGTTCGTGCCGCTGCGCGACGGCACCTGCGGGCAGGAGACCTACGGCGGTGGCAGGTACCTCACCGACACGGTGAAGGGCACCTTCGGCCGGGGCGTCGAGCTGCTGCCCGGCGACCGGGTGCGGCTCGACGCCAACTACCTCTACAACCCGAGCTGCGCGTACGACGAGCGCTGGGCCTGCCCGCTCGCCCCGCCTGAGAACCGGGTCGACGTGCCCCTGCGGGCCGGCGAGCTGGCGTACCACGGCTGA
- a CDS encoding TetR/AcrR family transcriptional regulator, with amino-acid sequence MARAGVTAERLTLAAAELADEAGMENVTVAALARHFGVKDASLYFHIRNGQDLRVRVALLALAELADRVGAALAGRAGKDALVAFANAYRGYAKQHPGRYAAMQIDLDPETAAASAGVRHAEMTRAILRGYRLPEPDQTDAVRMMHSTFHGFVSLERTGGFRHTARTTDDSWSRTLDALDAVLSNWPPAQSADPETAR; translated from the coding sequence ATGGCACGTGCGGGGGTGACCGCCGAACGCCTGACCCTGGCCGCGGCGGAGTTGGCCGACGAGGCGGGCATGGAGAACGTGACCGTCGCGGCGCTCGCCCGCCACTTCGGCGTCAAGGACGCGAGCCTGTACTTCCACATCAGGAACGGACAGGACCTGAGGGTCAGGGTGGCGCTGCTGGCGCTCGCGGAGCTTGCCGACCGGGTCGGCGCCGCGCTGGCCGGTCGCGCGGGCAAGGACGCGCTGGTGGCCTTCGCCAACGCCTACCGGGGCTACGCGAAGCAGCATCCGGGTCGGTACGCCGCGATGCAGATCGACCTCGACCCGGAGACGGCGGCCGCGAGCGCCGGCGTCCGGCACGCAGAGATGACGCGGGCGATCCTGCGCGGCTACCGGCTGCCCGAGCCCGACCAGACCGACGCGGTACGGATGATGCACAGCACGTTCCACGGCTTCGTGAGCCTGGAGAGGACCGGCGGTTTCCGCCACACGGCGCGTACGACGGACGACTCGTGGTCCCGCACCCTGGACGCCCTCGACGCCGTCCTCAGCAACTGGCCGCCCGCCCAGAGCGCCGATCCAGAGACCGCTCGGTGA
- a CDS encoding pirin family protein: MPAITVDNVLVLPRLPQLDESTKIRPVRKVTTAPSGFEGEGFPVRRAFAGVPTSDLDPFIHLDQMGEVDYAPGEPKGTPWHPHRGFETVTYIIDGVFDHQDSQGGGGTITDGDTQWMTAGSGLLHIEAPPEHLVMSGGLFHGTQLWVNLPRSAKMNPPRYQDIRGRESALLTTPDGGALIRVIAGEVAGHRGPGSTFTPITITHVTVQPGAQVDLPWQPEFNALVYVLGGRGTVGTDRRPVRTGQLAVHGPGDALRFSADTTQDSNTPALDLYIMGGQPIREPVAQYGPFVMNTRDELIQAFEDFQAGRLGVIPTERLPHTGGQGARP, encoded by the coding sequence ATGCCCGCGATCACCGTTGACAACGTTCTCGTCCTGCCGCGCCTGCCCCAGCTCGACGAGTCCACCAAGATCCGCCCGGTCCGCAAGGTGACCACCGCGCCCAGCGGCTTCGAGGGTGAGGGCTTCCCGGTCCGCCGGGCCTTCGCCGGGGTGCCGACCAGCGACCTGGACCCGTTCATCCACCTCGACCAGATGGGTGAGGTGGACTACGCGCCGGGCGAGCCCAAGGGCACCCCGTGGCACCCGCACCGCGGCTTCGAGACCGTCACGTACATCATCGACGGCGTCTTCGACCACCAGGACTCGCAGGGTGGCGGCGGCACCATCACCGACGGGGACACCCAGTGGATGACGGCCGGCAGCGGCCTGCTGCACATCGAGGCCCCGCCGGAGCACCTGGTGATGAGCGGTGGGCTCTTCCACGGCACCCAGCTCTGGGTCAACCTGCCCCGCTCCGCCAAGATGAACCCGCCCCGCTACCAGGACATCCGGGGGCGGGAGTCGGCGCTGCTCACCACGCCGGACGGCGGCGCGCTGATCCGGGTCATCGCCGGTGAGGTGGCCGGGCACCGCGGCCCGGGTTCCACCTTCACCCCGATCACCATCACCCACGTGACCGTGCAGCCGGGGGCGCAGGTCGACCTGCCCTGGCAGCCGGAGTTCAACGCCCTGGTGTACGTCCTCGGCGGGCGCGGCACCGTCGGCACCGACCGACGGCCGGTGCGTACCGGCCAGCTCGCGGTGCACGGTCCGGGCGACGCGCTGCGCTTCAGCGCGGACACCACGCAGGACAGCAACACCCCGGCGCTGGACCTCTACATCATGGGTGGTCAGCCGATCCGGGAGCCGGTGGCACAGTACGGCCCGTTCGTGATGAACACCCGGGACGAGCTGATCCAGGCGTTCGAGGACTTCCAGGCCGGCCGGCTCGGCGTGATTCCCACCGAGCGGCTGCCGCACACCGGTGGTCAGGGCGCTCGGCCCTGA
- a CDS encoding HAD family hydrolase: MRTDRPAGVLFDVDGTLVDTTYLHTVSWWEALRQTDQPVPMATVHRSIGMGSDKLLDHLLGPERDRDADGKLRDAHDTLYAEYWERLTPLPGSADLLRACAERGLRVVLATSASEHEVGALRRALAADDVIDTVTSSADAQQSKPAPDILVAALDQSGLAAERVVFVGDSVWDVAAAGKLDIPCVGLTCGGTSRGELAGAGAVAVYDDPAALLATLDDSPVIRPR; the protein is encoded by the coding sequence ATGCGCACCGACCGACCCGCCGGGGTCCTCTTCGACGTCGATGGCACCCTGGTCGATACCACCTACCTGCACACCGTGAGCTGGTGGGAGGCGCTCCGCCAGACCGACCAGCCGGTGCCGATGGCGACGGTGCATCGCTCGATCGGGATGGGCTCGGACAAGCTCCTGGACCACCTGCTCGGCCCGGAGCGGGACCGCGACGCCGACGGGAAGCTGCGCGACGCGCACGACACCCTGTACGCCGAGTACTGGGAGCGGCTCACGCCGCTGCCCGGGTCGGCGGACCTGCTGCGCGCATGCGCCGAGCGGGGGCTGCGGGTGGTGCTCGCCACCTCCGCCTCGGAACACGAGGTCGGCGCGCTGCGCCGGGCGTTGGCCGCCGACGATGTGATCGACACGGTCACCTCGTCGGCGGACGCCCAGCAGAGCAAGCCGGCCCCGGACATCCTGGTCGCCGCGCTGGACCAGTCCGGGCTGGCCGCCGAGCGGGTGGTCTTCGTCGGCGACTCGGTCTGGGACGTCGCGGCGGCCGGCAAGCTGGACATCCCGTGCGTCGGGCTCACCTGCGGCGGGACCAGCCGGGGTGAGCTGGCCGGTGCCGGCGCGGTGGCGGTGTATGACGACCCGGCCGCGCTGTTGGCCACACTGGACGATTCGCCCGTCATCCGGCCGCGCTGA
- a CDS encoding MarR family winged helix-turn-helix transcriptional regulator has translation MTENLDSARSAAWRAYIEASQRLYTQLEEDLRADSDLSFADYHVLVLLSEVPGQRLRMGELAGRLVFSPSRLTYQISSMQRRGLVSKESCPDDRRGSEAVLTAAGLLALREAAPHHLASVRTHLMDDLDDAEVACLTRVFDRLGARLRAARATSTTHATN, from the coding sequence GTGACCGAGAACCTGGACAGTGCCCGATCGGCCGCCTGGCGCGCCTACATCGAGGCCAGCCAGCGCCTCTACACCCAGCTGGAAGAGGACCTGCGCGCCGACAGCGACCTCAGCTTCGCCGACTACCACGTGCTGGTCCTGCTCTCCGAGGTGCCGGGGCAGCGGCTGCGGATGGGCGAGCTGGCTGGCCGACTGGTCTTCTCGCCCAGCCGACTGACGTACCAGATCTCCTCGATGCAACGCCGCGGCCTGGTCAGCAAGGAGTCCTGCCCGGACGACCGACGGGGCAGCGAGGCGGTGCTCACCGCCGCCGGGCTGCTCGCCCTGCGGGAAGCCGCACCCCACCATCTGGCGTCGGTGCGTACCCACCTGATGGACGACCTCGACGACGCCGAGGTCGCCTGCCTCACCCGGGTCTTCGACCGGCTCGGCGCCCGCCTACGGGCGGCCCGGGCGACCTCGACCACCCACGCCACGAACTAG
- a CDS encoding cation:proton antiporter domain-containing protein has translation MEPVDIAFALVGVGALLAGILPRVLEQRPLSMPIAFLALGMLVFVLPVGLPTPDPLAHPVLTTHLTEIGVIVALMGAGLKIDRPLSWARWSSTWRLLVIAMPLCIAAVALLGWWWAGLVPAAALLLGAALAPTDPVLAADVQVGEPTDVEDSEDEVRFALTSEAGLNDGLAFPFVYAAIAIASTSLAPGDWLADWLTVDVLWKVGVGVGGGLLIGWLLGKLFFRAPSQLRLARHAEGFLALAATFLAYGLVEVVGGYGFLAVFVAARAIRAAERTHEFHSVLHDFAEQIERLLTLVLLLLLGGAIVGGLLGPLTWPAAAVGLALVFLVRPLVGWLSLRGAPGRPAEHWVISLFGIRGVGSFYYLAYATTKADFPQAELLWATVGLVVLVSVVVHGIAATPVMQLLDREGERTSDPSERDTSTQPVAAGHA, from the coding sequence GTGGAGCCGGTAGACATTGCTTTCGCGCTGGTGGGCGTGGGCGCCCTGCTCGCAGGCATCCTGCCCCGGGTGCTGGAGCAACGCCCGCTGTCCATGCCGATCGCGTTCCTCGCCCTCGGCATGCTGGTCTTCGTCCTGCCGGTGGGGCTGCCGACACCGGATCCGCTGGCCCATCCGGTGCTGACCACCCACCTGACCGAGATCGGGGTGATCGTCGCCCTGATGGGCGCCGGGCTCAAGATCGACCGGCCGTTGAGCTGGGCCCGGTGGTCGTCCACCTGGCGGTTGCTGGTCATCGCGATGCCGTTGTGCATCGCGGCGGTGGCGCTGCTCGGCTGGTGGTGGGCGGGGCTGGTGCCGGCCGCCGCGCTGCTGCTGGGCGCCGCGCTGGCACCCACCGATCCGGTGCTCGCCGCCGACGTGCAGGTCGGCGAACCGACCGACGTGGAGGATTCCGAGGACGAGGTCCGCTTCGCGTTGACCTCCGAGGCCGGCCTCAACGACGGGTTGGCGTTCCCCTTCGTCTACGCGGCCATCGCGATCGCCTCAACCAGCCTCGCCCCAGGCGACTGGCTGGCCGACTGGTTGACCGTCGACGTGCTCTGGAAGGTGGGCGTCGGGGTCGGTGGCGGGCTGCTCATCGGCTGGCTGCTCGGCAAGCTGTTCTTCCGGGCGCCCAGCCAGCTGCGGCTGGCCCGGCACGCCGAGGGCTTCCTGGCGCTGGCCGCCACGTTCCTGGCGTACGGGCTGGTGGAGGTGGTCGGCGGGTACGGCTTCCTGGCGGTCTTCGTGGCCGCCCGCGCGATCCGGGCCGCCGAGCGGACCCACGAGTTCCACTCCGTGCTGCACGACTTCGCCGAGCAGATCGAGCGGCTGCTCACCCTGGTGCTCCTGCTGCTGCTCGGTGGCGCGATCGTGGGCGGCCTGCTCGGCCCGCTGACCTGGCCGGCGGCGGCCGTCGGGCTGGCGCTGGTGTTCCTGGTACGGCCACTGGTCGGCTGGTTGTCGCTGCGGGGCGCGCCGGGCCGACCGGCCGAGCACTGGGTGATCTCGTTGTTCGGCATCCGCGGGGTGGGGTCGTTCTACTACCTCGCGTACGCCACCACGAAGGCCGACTTCCCGCAGGCGGAGCTGCTCTGGGCCACCGTCGGGCTGGTGGTGCTCGTGTCCGTGGTGGTGCACGGCATCGCGGCGACCCCGGTCATGCAGTTGCTGGACCGCGAGGGCGAGCGGACCTCCGACCCGAGCGAACGGGACACGTCCACCCAGCCCGTCGCCGCCGGGCACGCCTGA
- a CDS encoding NAD(P)/FAD-dependent oxidoreductase, whose translation MVVVGAGIAGVACAVELAAAGVPVQVRERGHVCGGRMASKRFEGRPADIGAAYFTADDPDFAAVVERWRAAGLVREWTDTFQAYDRDGRHDMPGPMRFAAPRGLRSLVEHLAGAVPVTVDRLVLTVEPGPVVDGHPCAAVALAMPGPQAALLLDPDLADATRAVQAQRWSPSLAAVLRFPSRRWPDFRGAFVNDHPVLKLVCDDGDRRGDGGPVLVAHTVPEFAAGHLAQPTSAGPAIEQAVRDLLGLPEAAADVHVHRWTYAQPTAGSDGNTHHLDADGIGLAGDAFGKPRVQSAWRSGRDLGRALAVRLA comes from the coding sequence GTGGTGGTGGTCGGGGCGGGCATCGCCGGGGTGGCCTGCGCGGTGGAGTTGGCCGCGGCCGGAGTGCCGGTGCAGGTCCGGGAGCGGGGGCACGTCTGCGGCGGCCGGATGGCCAGCAAACGCTTCGAGGGTCGTCCCGCCGACATCGGCGCCGCCTACTTCACCGCCGACGACCCGGACTTCGCCGCCGTGGTCGAGCGGTGGCGTGCTGCCGGCCTGGTCCGCGAGTGGACCGACACCTTCCAGGCGTACGACCGGGACGGGCGCCACGACATGCCCGGACCGATGCGCTTCGCCGCGCCGCGCGGGCTGCGGTCGCTGGTCGAACACCTGGCCGGCGCGGTGCCGGTGACCGTCGACCGGTTGGTGCTCACCGTGGAGCCCGGGCCTGTCGTGGACGGCCACCCGTGCGCGGCGGTCGCCCTGGCCATGCCGGGCCCGCAGGCGGCCCTGCTGCTTGACCCGGATCTGGCCGACGCCACCCGGGCCGTCCAGGCGCAGCGGTGGTCGCCGTCGCTGGCCGCGGTGCTGCGCTTCCCGAGCCGGCGCTGGCCGGACTTCCGCGGCGCGTTCGTCAACGACCACCCGGTGCTCAAGCTGGTCTGCGACGACGGCGACCGGCGGGGCGACGGGGGGCCGGTGCTGGTCGCGCACACCGTGCCGGAGTTCGCCGCCGGACACCTGGCCCAGCCCACCTCGGCCGGTCCGGCGATCGAGCAGGCGGTCCGGGACCTGTTGGGACTACCCGAGGCGGCCGCCGACGTGCACGTGCACCGCTGGACGTACGCGCAGCCGACCGCCGGTTCCGACGGCAACACCCACCACCTGGACGCCGACGGAATCGGCCTGGCTGGCGACGCGTTCGGCAAGCCCCGGGTGCAGAGCGCCTGGCGCTCCGGCCGGGACCTCGGTCGCGCCCTGGCAGTTCGCCTCGCCTGA
- a CDS encoding general stress protein, giving the protein MTSASGPAAAWRSANQGDLLPSGPAGRLSAPARDGHGPETGPPTVTIGSYPDYPSAQRVVDYLADNRFPVENTAIVGTNLTLVETVLGRMTTGRAALLGAGTGAWFGLFIGLLFGIFTVGNWLAVILVGLVIGAIWGAVFGAVAHAMTGGQRDFTSASSLRAGQYAVTVDAQLADQARQLLGRLNMPSSATNAG; this is encoded by the coding sequence ATGACGTCAGCTTCAGGGCCGGCCGCCGCCTGGCGGTCCGCCAACCAGGGCGACCTGCTTCCGTCCGGTCCGGCAGGCCGTCTGTCGGCGCCGGCCCGTGACGGGCACGGGCCGGAGACCGGCCCGCCCACGGTGACTATCGGCTCATACCCGGACTATCCGTCCGCCCAGCGCGTGGTCGACTATCTCGCCGACAACCGCTTCCCAGTAGAGAACACTGCCATCGTCGGCACCAACCTCACGCTGGTGGAGACGGTGCTCGGCCGGATGACCACCGGACGCGCCGCCCTGCTCGGGGCCGGCACCGGCGCCTGGTTCGGGCTCTTCATCGGCCTGTTGTTCGGCATCTTCACCGTCGGAAACTGGCTGGCGGTGATTCTCGTCGGGCTGGTCATCGGCGCGATCTGGGGTGCCGTGTTCGGCGCGGTCGCGCACGCGATGACCGGCGGGCAGCGGGACTTCACCTCGGCCAGCTCGCTACGCGCCGGCCAGTACGCGGTGACCGTCGACGCGCAGCTCGCCGACCAGGCACGGCAGTTGCTGGGCCGGCTGAACATGCCAAGCTCGGCCACGAACGCCGGCTGA
- a CDS encoding GNAT family N-acetyltransferase: MEHVQLTAADLLLRPWRETDAPAVRDALRDPAIAQWNPQGGGPIDDESALLWVRRRADWSAGDHASMAVTAGADGVLLGSVSLHHIHHGDASIGYWTVPAARGRGVAVRAVVRLTDWAFTEVGLHRVELCHAVANAASCRVADRAGYPAEGTLRESYRYGDGRRHDEHLHARLATDR, translated from the coding sequence GTGGAACACGTGCAGCTCACCGCCGCCGACCTGTTGCTGCGTCCCTGGCGGGAGACGGACGCCCCGGCGGTGCGCGACGCCCTACGCGACCCGGCCATCGCCCAGTGGAACCCGCAGGGTGGCGGACCGATCGACGACGAGAGCGCCCTGCTCTGGGTGCGCCGCCGGGCCGACTGGTCCGCCGGCGACCACGCCTCGATGGCGGTGACCGCCGGGGCCGATGGCGTGCTGCTGGGCTCGGTGTCGCTGCACCACATCCACCACGGCGACGCGTCCATCGGGTACTGGACGGTGCCGGCGGCGCGCGGGCGCGGGGTGGCGGTACGCGCCGTCGTCCGGCTCACCGACTGGGCATTCACCGAGGTCGGACTGCACCGGGTGGAGCTGTGCCACGCGGTGGCCAACGCGGCCTCCTGCCGGGTCGCCGACCGGGCCGGCTATCCCGCCGAGGGGACCCTGCGCGAGTCGTACCGGTACGGCGATGGCCGCCGCCACGACGAGCACCTGCACGCCCGGCTGGCCACCGACCGCTGA
- a CDS encoding SigB/SigF/SigG family RNA polymerase sigma factor translates to MTAPTISEQPTATARSTTKLDPRALTDSAADLLNAMAALPANHPSRPALRDRAIEAWLPLANHLAHRYSGRGEPTDDLAQTAAIGLIKAIDKFDPSRGVDFAGYAIPTIIGELKRHFRDRTWDIRVPRRLQELRLAISDANSSLLQTLGRSPTVADIAAHLKLTEEEVLEGLEGARAYNAVSLSTPTGDGERATELGDMLGGEDSQFELAELRVALGPALATLDEREQKILTLRFYGNLTQSQIADQIGVSQMHVSRLLTRALTKLRGQLDGAY, encoded by the coding sequence ATGACCGCGCCAACGATTAGCGAGCAGCCGACCGCCACGGCCCGGAGCACCACGAAGCTGGACCCGCGGGCGCTCACCGACAGCGCCGCCGACCTGCTCAACGCCATGGCCGCACTGCCCGCCAACCACCCGTCGCGTCCCGCGCTGCGGGACCGGGCCATCGAGGCCTGGCTGCCGCTGGCCAACCACCTCGCCCACCGCTACAGCGGGCGGGGCGAGCCGACCGACGACCTGGCGCAGACCGCCGCGATCGGCCTGATCAAGGCGATCGACAAGTTCGACCCGTCCCGCGGCGTCGACTTCGCCGGGTACGCCATCCCCACCATCATCGGCGAGCTCAAGCGGCACTTCCGCGACCGCACCTGGGACATCCGGGTGCCCCGCCGGCTCCAGGAGCTGCGGCTGGCCATCTCCGACGCCAACAGCTCGCTGCTGCAGACCCTCGGCCGGTCGCCGACGGTCGCCGACATCGCCGCCCACCTCAAGCTCACCGAGGAAGAGGTCCTGGAGGGCCTGGAGGGCGCCCGCGCGTACAACGCGGTGTCGCTGTCCACCCCGACCGGCGACGGCGAACGGGCCACCGAGCTGGGCGACATGCTCGGCGGCGAGGACTCCCAGTTCGAGCTGGCCGAGCTGCGGGTCGCCCTCGGCCCAGCGCTGGCCACGCTCGACGAGCGGGAGCAGAAGATCCTCACCCTGCGGTTCTACGGCAACCTGACCCAGTCGCAGATCGCCGACCAGATCGGCGTTTCGCAGATGCACGTCTCCCGGCTGCTGACCCGGGCTCTGACCAAGCTGCGCGGCCAGCTCGACGGCGCGTACTAG
- a CDS encoding metallophosphoesterase family protein has protein sequence MRLVLTADTHLPKRARDLPGPLWAAIEAADVVVHAGDWVDESLLDEMLARSRRLIGVYGNNDGPALRARLPEVVRADLDGLRMAVVHETGPRTGREQRCAARFPDVDLLVFGHSHIPWDTVAPGRLRLLNPGSPTDRRSQPHATFQTAEIHATGLTKVTLHSLPRR, from the coding sequence ATGCGGCTGGTGCTCACGGCGGACACCCACCTACCGAAGCGCGCCCGGGACCTGCCCGGGCCGCTCTGGGCGGCGATCGAGGCGGCGGACGTGGTGGTGCACGCCGGTGACTGGGTGGACGAGTCGCTGCTCGACGAGATGCTCGCGCGCTCGCGCCGGCTGATCGGCGTGTACGGCAACAACGACGGCCCGGCGTTGCGCGCCCGGCTGCCGGAGGTGGTGCGGGCGGACCTCGATGGCCTGCGGATGGCCGTGGTGCACGAGACCGGCCCGCGGACCGGTCGCGAGCAGCGGTGCGCGGCCCGATTCCCCGACGTCGATCTGCTCGTCTTCGGTCACTCGCACATCCCCTGGGACACCGTGGCCCCCGGTCGTCTCCGCCTGCTCAACCCCGGCTCACCCACCGACCGCCGCTCCCAGCCCCATGCCACCTTTCAAACCGCGGAAATCCACGCCACCGGCCTGACCAAGGTCACCCTGCACAGCCTCCCCCGCCGCTGA
- a CDS encoding phospholipase D family protein, whose amino-acid sequence MPLQDWFLTAQERANPVSDLPVWTTGNLAEPLIHGAAYFDRLVDEVEALTEGDHLFFTDWRGDPDQRLRPDGPTVAQLFAQAAQRGVVVKGLIWRSHLDALSYSEAENRDLSETISAAGGEVLLDQRVRRGGSHHQKLVVLRHPGAPERDIAFAGGIDLCHSRRDDAAHRGDPQPVQMSPRYGPNPPWHDVQLAVRGPVVDALDTVFRERWTDPMPLDSENPMAYLRDRLRGADLRPDPLPEQPAEPPPCGPHQIQVLRTYPAVRPRYSFAPEGERTVARGYTKAVHRARRLIYLEDQYLWSTEVADLFAHALRDNPELHLIAVVPRHPDVDGRLALPPNMVGREQALSLCERAAPERVHVFDVENHAGDPVYVHAKVCVVDDAWASVGSDNFNRRSWTHDSELSCAVLDDTRDPREPTDPAGQGDGARAFARELRLRLWREHLDRDPAGADDADLLDPADAVATVTAAADALQQWYDDGQVGDRPPGRLRPHRPERLPWYTRLWALPLYRLVYDPDGRPLRARLAGTW is encoded by the coding sequence TTGCCATTGCAGGACTGGTTCCTCACCGCGCAGGAACGCGCCAACCCGGTCTCTGATTTACCCGTCTGGACCACCGGAAACCTCGCCGAGCCGTTGATTCACGGTGCGGCGTACTTCGACCGGCTGGTCGACGAGGTGGAAGCACTCACCGAGGGCGACCACCTGTTCTTCACCGACTGGCGGGGTGACCCGGACCAGCGGCTGCGCCCGGACGGCCCGACCGTGGCCCAACTCTTCGCCCAGGCCGCCCAGCGCGGGGTGGTGGTGAAAGGGCTGATCTGGCGCTCACACCTCGACGCGCTGTCCTACAGCGAGGCGGAGAACCGCGACCTCAGCGAGACGATCTCCGCGGCCGGCGGCGAGGTGCTGCTCGACCAGCGGGTCCGGCGCGGCGGCTCGCACCACCAGAAGCTGGTGGTGCTGCGGCACCCGGGCGCCCCTGAGCGGGACATCGCGTTCGCTGGCGGGATCGACCTGTGCCACAGCCGCCGTGATGACGCCGCGCACCGCGGCGACCCGCAGCCGGTGCAGATGTCTCCCCGGTACGGCCCCAACCCGCCCTGGCACGACGTGCAGCTCGCGGTGCGTGGCCCGGTGGTCGACGCACTGGACACGGTGTTCCGGGAACGCTGGACCGACCCGATGCCGCTGGACTCGGAGAACCCAATGGCCTACCTGCGGGACCGGCTACGCGGCGCCGACCTGCGCCCCGACCCGCTGCCCGAGCAGCCGGCCGAGCCGCCGCCCTGCGGGCCGCACCAGATCCAGGTGCTGCGCACCTACCCCGCCGTCCGGCCGCGCTACTCCTTCGCACCGGAGGGCGAGCGGACCGTTGCCCGGGGCTACACCAAGGCGGTACACCGCGCGCGCCGCCTCATCTACCTGGAGGACCAGTACCTCTGGTCGACCGAGGTGGCGGACCTGTTCGCACACGCCCTGCGCGACAATCCGGAGCTGCACCTGATCGCCGTGGTGCCCCGGCACCCGGACGTGGACGGCAGGCTCGCGCTGCCACCGAACATGGTCGGCCGCGAGCAGGCGCTGTCGCTGTGCGAGCGGGCCGCGCCGGAGCGGGTGCACGTGTTCGACGTGGAGAACCACGCCGGTGACCCGGTCTACGTGCACGCGAAGGTCTGCGTGGTCGACGATGCCTGGGCCAGTGTGGGCAGCGACAACTTCAACCGCCGTTCCTGGACGCACGACAGCGAGTTGTCCTGTGCGGTGCTCGACGACACCCGTGACCCGCGGGAGCCCACCGATCCCGCCGGGCAGGGCGACGGGGCACGGGCCTTCGCCCGGGAGTTGCGGCTGCGGCTCTGGCGCGAGCACCTGGACCGCGACCCGGCCGGCGCGGACGACGCCGACCTGCTCGACCCGGCAGACGCCGTCGCGACCGTCACGGCCGCCGCCGACGCGCTGCAACAGTGGTACGACGACGGCCAGGTGGGCGACCGTCCGCCCGGCCGGCTGCGCCCGCACCGCCCCGAGCGGCTGCCCTGGTACACGCGCCTGTGGGCGTTGCCGCTGTACCGGCTGGTCTACGACCCGGACGGCAGGCCGCTGCGGGCCAGGTTGGCCGGCACCTGGTGA